A single window of Pontibacillus chungwhensis DNA harbors:
- a CDS encoding ribonucleotide-diphosphate reductase subunit beta translates to MTSELQKRNLYDIYAPNRSTAIINGESSNVLNWDDVRFSWAYPMYKNMLANFWIPNEINMANDLRQWSELSDQEQDTFKKIIGLLAFLDSIQTDYSGKVAEYLTDSSLTALMQVLSFQEVVHNQSYSYVLSSLVDKQEQDAIFEYWKHDEVLLERNAFIAEGYKDFVELESVESFLKSIVYDVVLEGLFFYAGFAFFYNLARNQKMVSTSTMINYINRDEQIHVNLFEHIFKEVLAENPEYKTDEFMQFVTDTFKEAAELEIKWGRYIIGNHFEGLSIQDVEDYIKFMANKRCKELGALKPFEGYTKNPLKWIKAYQDVNSGKSDFFEQKSRQYTKVHYQDNGFDDL, encoded by the coding sequence ATGACAAGCGAATTACAAAAAAGGAACTTGTATGATATCTATGCGCCGAACCGATCTACGGCGATTATAAACGGAGAGAGTTCAAACGTATTGAACTGGGATGATGTGCGGTTTAGCTGGGCTTATCCGATGTATAAAAATATGCTTGCGAACTTCTGGATTCCAAATGAGATTAATATGGCAAATGATTTACGGCAGTGGAGCGAACTGAGTGATCAAGAGCAGGATACCTTTAAGAAGATTATTGGACTTTTAGCTTTTCTGGATTCGATTCAGACGGATTATAGCGGGAAGGTAGCGGAATATCTTACGGATTCCAGTTTAACCGCTCTTATGCAGGTGCTTTCCTTCCAGGAGGTGGTTCACAACCAGTCCTATTCCTATGTGTTATCTTCTCTTGTTGATAAACAAGAGCAAGATGCAATCTTTGAATACTGGAAGCATGATGAGGTCTTGCTTGAGCGGAATGCCTTTATTGCAGAAGGATATAAGGACTTTGTAGAACTTGAGTCGGTTGAATCCTTCCTGAAGTCGATTGTATATGATGTGGTGTTAGAAGGGTTGTTCTTCTATGCAGGGTTTGCTTTCTTTTATAACCTGGCCCGTAATCAAAAGATGGTATCAACGAGTACAATGATCAATTACATTAACCGGGATGAACAGATCCATGTGAACTTGTTTGAGCATATCTTTAAGGAAGTACTTGCTGAGAATCCTGAATATAAGACCGATGAGTTCATGCAGTTTGTTACCGATACGTTTAAGGAAGCAGCCGAGCTTGAGATAAAATGGGGACGTTATATTATAGGTAATCATTTCGAAGGGTTATCGATCCAAGATGTGGAAGATTATATTAAATTTATGGCGAACAAACGATGCAAAGAACTTGGCGCTTTGAAACCATTTGAAGGTTACACTAAGAACCCTCTTAAATGGATTAAAGCCTATCAGGACGTCAATAGCGGGAAATCAGACTTCTTTGAACAGAAATCGCGCCAATACACCAAAGTTCATTATCAGGACAACGGATTTGACGATCTCTAA
- a CDS encoding MerR family transcriptional regulator has protein sequence MMKIKEVATKLNTTQRTIRFYEEKGLIQPDKGDNDYRYYTEQHLWKLQTILSLREVGMSTAQIKKTLMSEEEVGRYLNMQRSALYEEWLEIKDMIGTIDQMIEKNEDQELVKEDIFALADQLKTLKEKRKGWQDQWNFDSQARGYDESLKMNGYRFNVHENYEDALAKAIESIRPLKGEKGVDIGTGTGNLGSKCLPLGAHVIGVDQSEEMLKVCKEKHPDIDVRNGHFLALPVMDGEADFITTSYALHHVTEQEKELALREMDRILKPKGRIAIVDLMFANAHDRARVIKGFEEEGNQEALYAIEDEFYADRSNLVEWFKQLGYTVHTHSFNDILHMVYAEK, from the coding sequence ATGATGAAAATTAAAGAAGTAGCCACGAAGTTAAACACCACGCAGCGCACAATACGATTTTATGAGGAAAAGGGTCTCATTCAGCCTGATAAGGGTGATAATGATTACCGTTATTATACGGAACAACACCTATGGAAACTCCAAACAATCTTATCTCTAAGAGAAGTGGGCATGTCTACAGCTCAAATCAAGAAGACCCTTATGAGCGAGGAAGAAGTGGGGCGCTATTTGAATATGCAGCGTTCGGCGCTTTATGAAGAGTGGTTAGAGATTAAAGATATGATCGGAACGATTGATCAAATGATTGAGAAGAATGAAGACCAGGAGCTCGTCAAAGAAGATATTTTTGCACTAGCTGATCAGTTAAAAACGCTAAAAGAAAAGCGCAAAGGTTGGCAAGATCAATGGAATTTTGACAGCCAGGCACGGGGATATGATGAGAGTTTAAAGATGAATGGATATCGGTTCAACGTTCATGAAAATTATGAGGATGCGCTGGCTAAAGCGATTGAATCTATCCGGCCGTTAAAAGGTGAAAAAGGCGTGGATATTGGAACGGGTACAGGGAATCTTGGTTCTAAGTGTCTACCTCTTGGGGCCCACGTCATAGGAGTGGACCAGTCTGAGGAAATGTTGAAGGTGTGTAAGGAGAAACATCCAGACATCGATGTTCGGAACGGCCATTTTCTAGCGCTGCCTGTCATGGATGGGGAGGCAGATTTTATTACGACGAGCTATGCTCTGCACCATGTGACAGAACAAGAGAAGGAGTTAGCCTTACGAGAGATGGACCGGATCTTAAAGCCGAAGGGGCGTATTGCGATTGTGGACTTGATGTTTGCCAATGCACATGATCGTGCCCGGGTGATCAAAGGCTTTGAAGAAGAGGGAAATCAGGAAGCTCTTTATGCGATTGAAGATGAGTTTTATGCGGATCGGTCCAATTTAGTGGAGTGGTTTAAGCAATTAGGATACACGGTTCATACTCACTCGTTTAACGATATCCTGCATATGGTATATGCCGAGAAATAA
- a CDS encoding acyltransferase family protein translates to MSQPIKPSKRDPYIDNARFVLVLLVVFGHLISPFKYENDVVYFINNFLTSFRMPALILLTGFFSKKFLDTGYIEKITIRLFVPFLIFQFLYNLDHWQSINWLMPSFGLWFLLSLYWWNLLLFIFTKLNKPVVTAIAAGIGIGLVEGAGHEFSLSRTFVFFPFFILGYYLNKGAFDVFKKEQAKKWGLLSAGLSVIILSLLPLDITRDFLLGRSSFETMNIGVLEGIGLRGVYYVVMGLGIVAFLPWIPKTTKPFTIGGRRTAFIYILHLPIMEWMRHNGWGSEFSLLLVCISLPLAYTIATILSQRIITDTAKYVVLGEAIIVFKKLMKQFPLSWKNYKEKRKTIQTNYS, encoded by the coding sequence ATGAGCCAACCTATAAAACCATCAAAGAGAGACCCTTATATTGATAACGCTCGTTTTGTACTAGTTCTGCTAGTCGTATTCGGGCACTTAATTAGTCCCTTTAAATATGAAAATGACGTTGTGTACTTTATAAATAATTTCTTAACATCTTTCCGAATGCCAGCCTTAATCTTGTTAACCGGTTTTTTCTCTAAGAAATTTCTAGATACAGGTTATATTGAGAAAATAACGATTCGGCTTTTCGTTCCTTTTTTAATCTTTCAGTTTCTATACAATCTGGATCATTGGCAAAGCATTAACTGGTTGATGCCTAGTTTTGGTCTATGGTTCCTTTTAAGTTTATACTGGTGGAATTTGCTTTTATTTATATTTACGAAATTGAACAAGCCTGTAGTAACAGCGATCGCAGCCGGTATTGGAATTGGATTGGTTGAAGGGGCTGGTCATGAATTTAGCCTGTCCCGAACGTTTGTATTTTTCCCCTTCTTTATCCTTGGTTACTATTTAAATAAAGGAGCTTTCGACGTCTTCAAAAAAGAACAGGCAAAGAAGTGGGGCCTCTTAAGTGCGGGCTTATCCGTCATCATTTTAAGCCTACTCCCCCTCGACATTACCCGGGATTTCCTATTAGGAAGAAGCTCTTTTGAGACAATGAATATAGGAGTTCTTGAAGGGATAGGGTTAAGAGGTGTTTATTACGTGGTGATGGGTCTTGGAATCGTCGCCTTTCTCCCATGGATCCCTAAGACAACGAAACCCTTCACTATAGGCGGGAGAAGAACAGCTTTTATTTATATCTTACATCTACCGATTATGGAATGGATGAGGCATAACGGCTGGGGCAGTGAGTTTTCCTTGCTGCTTGTATGTATATCTCTTCCGCTAGCCTATACGATCGCCACTATCCTTTCTCAACGTATCATTACCGATACAGCCAAATACGTGGTATTAGGTGAGGCCATCATCGTTTTCAAGAAGCTTATGAAACAATTCCCTTTATCTTGGAAGAATTATAAAGAAAAGAGAAAAACAATTCAAACGAACTACAGCTAA
- a CDS encoding cell division protein FtsK, producing MMEEDLTPEEQEYLNSIPKQNHLGILAMFFGGLGFAFGSFYISIPIAAFLYSIITFRTFDRRKHDNPWPFFVGITLSMIGIILYLVQYTPTLS from the coding sequence ATGATGGAAGAAGATCTTACTCCGGAGGAACAAGAATACTTAAATAGCATTCCAAAGCAAAATCACCTTGGCATTCTGGCAATGTTTTTCGGAGGCCTCGGATTTGCATTTGGCTCCTTTTATATCTCAATCCCTATTGCGGCATTTCTATATAGCATCATTACATTTCGAACATTTGACCGGAGAAAACATGATAACCCCTGGCCATTCTTTGTTGGCATTACGTTAAGCATGATCGGAATCATCCTTTATCTTGTTCAATATACCCCTACGCTTAGTTGA
- a CDS encoding nucleotidyltransferase domain-containing protein, with translation MIGEQLRAIEEEYEVKVLYACEAGSRAYGISSEMSDYDVRFIYVHKEDWYLSIDEKRDVIEKPLSEQLDLSGWELKKALKLLRKSNPSMLEWLYSEQVYMEQEGFMDRLRRIMPSAFNPLSVLHHYHKMAKRNHKELGKGSQVQVKRYINVFRPLLMCRWVLSYHEFPPLPLSKLLQDESVPVEIKSQMNDVLSEKMKAPDVSYMERMKDLDQYIQTEFHQIEQELSNIQPPSHSVTRELDELFRFTVRHIHTS, from the coding sequence ATGATTGGTGAACAGTTGAGGGCGATTGAGGAGGAGTATGAGGTGAAGGTGCTGTATGCGTGCGAGGCAGGCAGCAGGGCCTATGGAATCTCAAGTGAGATGAGCGATTATGACGTTCGGTTTATTTATGTACATAAAGAAGATTGGTATCTATCGATAGATGAGAAGCGTGATGTGATTGAGAAGCCACTATCTGAACAATTAGATTTGAGTGGCTGGGAGCTAAAGAAAGCGCTCAAGTTATTGCGGAAATCGAATCCTTCCATGCTTGAATGGCTCTATTCGGAACAGGTTTATATGGAACAGGAAGGTTTTATGGATCGATTAAGGCGTATTATGCCATCAGCTTTTAATCCACTTTCCGTTCTTCATCACTATCACAAAATGGCGAAACGGAATCATAAAGAGCTTGGTAAAGGGAGTCAGGTTCAAGTTAAACGGTATATCAATGTTTTTCGCCCTTTACTTATGTGTAGATGGGTTCTTTCCTATCATGAATTTCCTCCTCTTCCACTCAGCAAGCTTCTGCAAGACGAAAGCGTACCAGTAGAGATTAAAAGCCAGATGAATGATGTGCTTTCCGAGAAGATGAAAGCTCCGGACGTTTCTTACATGGAACGTATGAAAGATTTGGATCAGTACATCCAAACGGAATTCCACCAAATCGAACAGGAATTGAGTAACATTCAACCCCCTTCTCATTCAGTCACACGTGAGTTAGATGAGCTATTCCGCTTTACGGTACGTCATATTCATACCTCTTAG
- a CDS encoding lactoylglutathione lyase family protein, with translation MQPYPRNFSHIGLSVPNIQEAIKFYTEVFGWYIIMEPSKVYNDDTPVGQMCRDVFGDNWEEIEIAHLSTGDRIGVELFAFGNNETPEDNFEFWKTGIFHFCIQDPNIEETVETIKSYGGKQRMPIREYYPGEKPYKMVYVEDPFGNVFEIYTHSYELTYSAGEY, from the coding sequence ATGCAACCATATCCACGAAATTTCTCACACATTGGACTATCTGTTCCTAATATTCAAGAAGCCATTAAATTTTATACAGAAGTATTCGGATGGTACATCATTATGGAACCATCTAAGGTATACAATGACGATACTCCAGTAGGCCAAATGTGCCGCGATGTATTCGGAGATAATTGGGAAGAGATTGAAATTGCCCATTTATCTACAGGCGACCGTATCGGCGTTGAGCTATTCGCATTTGGAAATAACGAAACGCCTGAAGACAACTTTGAGTTCTGGAAAACGGGGATCTTCCATTTCTGTATCCAAGATCCAAATATTGAAGAAACGGTTGAGACCATTAAATCATATGGCGGTAAACAGCGCATGCCAATTCGTGAATACTATCCTGGCGAGAAGCCATACAAAATGGTTTATGTTGAAGATCCATTTGGTAACGTATTTGAAATTTATACGCACAGCTATGAGCTAACGTACTCTGCTGGTGAATATTAA
- a CDS encoding methyl-accepting chemotaxis protein yields MRKSIRAKLVGVTLLLLCIPSLIIGIVGYVDSKESMNELGKTTLKNGVEMAIQTMNALQEGVESGDLSESAAKEKMKELLIGEKQKDGARAIESPVDLGENGYFMVYSPEGDEIAHPSLEGENVWDAEDEDGNLLVQEQIDVAQNGGGFTTYSWEFPNSDKVGDKITYNQLEPDWGWVVAASTYEKDFNEASDQLLYILLVTLGISLLIGGVIIVLLSAHLAKPLKQLTSQVEEVAKGNLAGETIVFNRKDEIGQLGNGINQMVDNLRSLIGAVHQSAATINATSQNLSAVSEETNASGEEISKAVSEISGGAGQQASDLESTLHMTNQLMEQIQTVYNQSAFILESSNGAQEANGKGVKSVEVLQEKSKQTNELISGVQVVMGDLTNHVKEIESVLGSISAISEQTNLLALNASIEAARAGEHGKGFAVVAEEVRKLAEQSSEATQEVRATISMIVQQTQQANESMDQATQVVEDQNMAVTNTNDAFYYIQESVESITKSIHGVSKDMDELIQSKDTLYNAVESVTAITEETAASTEQVNSSVDEQQKAIGMVASSATELSEATQALQEEVDQFHL; encoded by the coding sequence ATGAGAAAGTCCATACGAGCTAAGTTGGTAGGGGTCACCTTATTGTTGCTTTGCATTCCGAGTTTGATTATTGGCATAGTAGGATACGTTGATTCCAAAGAAAGCATGAATGAGTTAGGAAAGACGACCTTGAAAAATGGGGTGGAAATGGCCATTCAGACCATGAATGCCCTGCAGGAAGGCGTGGAGTCAGGAGATTTAAGTGAATCAGCAGCCAAAGAGAAAATGAAAGAGTTGCTGATTGGGGAGAAACAAAAGGATGGGGCACGTGCCATTGAAAGTCCGGTTGATCTTGGGGAGAACGGCTACTTTATGGTTTATAGTCCTGAAGGAGACGAGATTGCTCATCCCTCATTAGAAGGAGAGAATGTGTGGGATGCTGAGGATGAAGATGGGAATCTGCTCGTCCAAGAGCAAATCGATGTCGCTCAAAATGGGGGCGGGTTCACGACTTATAGTTGGGAATTCCCTAATAGCGACAAGGTTGGGGATAAGATTACATACAATCAGCTTGAACCTGATTGGGGGTGGGTCGTTGCCGCCTCTACTTATGAGAAAGATTTTAATGAAGCTTCAGATCAATTGCTGTATATTCTTCTCGTTACATTAGGGATTTCTTTACTGATCGGAGGCGTTATCATCGTTCTTCTCTCTGCTCACTTGGCGAAGCCGCTAAAACAATTAACAAGTCAAGTTGAAGAAGTGGCAAAAGGAAATTTAGCTGGAGAAACAATTGTCTTTAACCGCAAAGATGAAATTGGTCAGTTAGGAAATGGGATTAATCAAATGGTCGACAACTTGCGCTCCTTAATTGGAGCTGTTCACCAGTCAGCCGCTACGATTAATGCGACTTCCCAGAACTTGAGTGCTGTGTCAGAAGAGACGAATGCCTCAGGAGAGGAAATCTCTAAAGCGGTCTCTGAAATCTCCGGTGGTGCTGGGCAACAGGCTTCTGATTTGGAGAGCACGCTTCATATGACGAATCAGTTAATGGAGCAAATTCAGACGGTTTACAACCAAAGTGCTTTCATACTCGAAAGTTCTAATGGTGCCCAGGAAGCCAATGGAAAAGGTGTGAAAAGTGTAGAGGTCCTTCAAGAGAAATCAAAACAAACGAATGAACTCATTTCAGGCGTTCAAGTCGTTATGGGAGATCTTACGAATCATGTTAAAGAGATTGAGTCTGTTCTGGGTAGTATTAGCGCTATATCTGAGCAAACCAATCTTCTTGCATTAAATGCATCGATTGAAGCGGCTCGTGCAGGAGAACACGGGAAAGGATTTGCTGTCGTAGCTGAAGAAGTCAGGAAGCTTGCCGAGCAGAGCTCAGAGGCTACTCAGGAAGTACGTGCGACGATTTCTATGATTGTTCAGCAGACACAGCAGGCGAATGAATCAATGGATCAGGCTACTCAAGTAGTGGAGGATCAGAATATGGCCGTAACGAATACAAATGATGCGTTTTACTACATTCAAGAATCTGTCGAGAGCATAACGAAGTCGATTCATGGTGTTTCTAAAGATATGGATGAACTTATTCAATCGAAAGACACGCTCTATAATGCAGTTGAGAGTGTAACAGCCATCACTGAAGAGACAGCTGCTTCAACAGAGCAAGTGAACTCTTCTGTGGATGAACAACAGAAGGCGATTGGTATGGTGGCTTCTTCTGCTACAGAATTGAGCGAAGCGACACAAGCTCTCCAGGAAGAAGTGGATCAATTCCATTTATAA
- a CDS encoding winged helix-turn-helix transcriptional regulator has protein sequence MGGKWKPVILWHLGTEGTYRYNALRRLLPGVSHKVLTQQLKELETDGFIDRRQYDEIPPKVEYTLTDKGTTLMPILHAMHTWGTENGEDFCE, from the coding sequence ATGGGCGGAAAATGGAAGCCTGTTATTCTATGGCACCTAGGTACTGAGGGAACGTATCGATATAATGCCCTCAGGCGTTTGTTACCCGGAGTGTCACACAAAGTCTTAACCCAGCAATTAAAAGAATTAGAAACCGATGGCTTCATCGACCGCCGGCAGTATGATGAAATCCCACCAAAAGTCGAATATACACTAACAGATAAAGGAACGACTCTTATGCCGATCCTCCACGCGATGCACACATGGGGAACGGAGAATGGAGAAGATTTCTGCGAGTAA
- a CDS encoding ribonucleoside-diphosphate reductase subunit alpha, which translates to MNDVQESTGVLAVLEQVKEDYPHLDIDHFSQMVRQLIQAKGYDSYHQLYNEVILKGLDQMDEEEPDWTFVCARIYAQYLYEQAALHRHFTKEEAYPDFYSLIETLHTKGIYSNHLVTKYSQEEIEKLGRELVPDRDAFFTYIGLKTLADRYLAKDHQGRLYELPQERFMIIAMTLMADESTDHRLELVKEAYWALSHLYMTVATPTLANAGKSYGQLSSCFIDTVDDSLQGIFDSNTDIANLSKSGGGLGVYLGKIRSRGSDIKGFKGVSSGVIPWMKQLNNTAVSVDQLGQRQGAIAVYLDIWHQDIFSFLDAKLNNGDDRQRTHDLFTGVTLPDLFMEAVEKREDWYLFDPHQVRTVMGFSLEDYYDEEVGAGSFREKYAACVNEPRLDKKQVPAIEIMKRMMVSQLETGTPFMFYRDEVNRKNPNSHKGMVYCTNLCTEITQNQSATTVKEHYTEEGQIVTVKDAGDFVVCNLSSINLGKAVPNEALGRLIPIQVRMLDNVIGLNNIPVLQAQLTNQRYRGIGLGTFGWHHLLAVKGIRWESDEAVEYADSLYEQIAFLTIQASSELAREKGAYPYFEGSKWETGEYFTDRGYNSKEWTALKEEVEKKGVRNGYLMAVAPNSSTSLIAGSTASIDPIFQKFYSEEKKDYKIPVTAPDLTQATYWYYKSAYEIDQKWSIRQNAARQRHIDQSISFNLYVKNTVQAKELLDLHLTAWREKCKTTYYMRSTSTENLDDCESCSS; encoded by the coding sequence ATGAATGATGTTCAAGAAAGTACGGGGGTTCTTGCTGTATTAGAACAAGTTAAGGAGGATTATCCACATCTAGATATAGATCATTTCAGTCAGATGGTGCGTCAGTTGATTCAAGCAAAAGGTTATGATTCCTATCACCAACTCTATAACGAAGTGATCTTAAAAGGATTGGATCAAATGGATGAGGAAGAGCCGGATTGGACATTTGTGTGTGCCCGGATTTATGCTCAATACTTGTATGAACAAGCAGCTCTTCATCGCCATTTTACTAAAGAGGAGGCGTATCCGGATTTTTATTCCCTTATTGAGACGTTACATACAAAGGGGATCTATAGCAATCATCTCGTAACCAAATATTCGCAAGAAGAGATTGAAAAGCTTGGTCGGGAACTTGTTCCGGATCGCGATGCATTTTTCACCTATATTGGATTGAAAACATTGGCAGATAGGTATCTGGCGAAAGACCATCAAGGGCGTTTATATGAACTTCCTCAGGAGCGATTCATGATCATCGCGATGACATTGATGGCAGATGAAAGTACGGATCATCGTCTTGAACTTGTTAAAGAAGCTTATTGGGCGCTGAGTCATTTGTATATGACTGTTGCAACACCGACGCTTGCGAATGCGGGTAAGAGTTACGGGCAGTTGTCGAGTTGCTTTATTGATACGGTGGATGACAGCTTACAGGGGATATTTGATAGCAACACAGACATTGCCAATCTATCGAAAAGCGGAGGTGGGCTTGGCGTTTACCTTGGGAAAATTCGCTCACGAGGAAGTGATATTAAAGGCTTTAAAGGGGTAAGTTCGGGTGTTATTCCTTGGATGAAGCAACTGAATAACACAGCTGTTAGTGTTGATCAGCTTGGACAGCGGCAGGGGGCAATAGCTGTCTATTTGGATATCTGGCACCAGGACATTTTCTCATTTCTTGATGCGAAGTTGAATAACGGAGATGATCGACAGCGAACGCACGATTTGTTTACAGGCGTTACACTGCCTGATTTGTTCATGGAAGCAGTAGAGAAGCGGGAAGACTGGTATTTGTTTGATCCTCATCAGGTGCGAACGGTCATGGGCTTTAGTTTAGAAGACTACTATGACGAGGAAGTAGGCGCTGGTAGCTTTCGAGAGAAGTATGCAGCATGTGTGAATGAGCCCCGTTTGGATAAAAAACAGGTTCCAGCCATTGAGATTATGAAGCGGATGATGGTTTCTCAGCTTGAAACCGGCACACCGTTTATGTTTTACCGTGACGAAGTGAATCGTAAAAATCCGAACAGCCATAAAGGAATGGTATATTGCACGAATCTTTGTACGGAAATAACTCAAAATCAAAGTGCAACTACAGTGAAAGAACATTACACAGAAGAGGGACAGATTGTAACGGTGAAAGATGCTGGGGACTTTGTGGTTTGTAATCTTTCTAGTATCAACCTTGGAAAAGCTGTACCAAATGAGGCGCTAGGGCGTTTAATTCCGATTCAGGTGCGGATGCTTGATAACGTGATCGGGCTCAATAACATCCCTGTTCTGCAGGCCCAGCTTACCAATCAGCGCTATCGTGGAATTGGGCTTGGTACATTCGGTTGGCATCATCTTCTGGCTGTTAAGGGCATTCGTTGGGAATCTGATGAGGCTGTCGAGTACGCAGATTCACTGTATGAACAAATCGCTTTCCTCACGATTCAGGCGAGCAGTGAATTAGCGCGTGAAAAGGGGGCTTATCCTTATTTTGAAGGATCGAAGTGGGAGACAGGAGAGTACTTTACGGATCGTGGATATAACAGTAAAGAGTGGACGGCTCTTAAAGAGGAAGTGGAGAAGAAAGGCGTACGAAATGGCTATTTGATGGCGGTTGCACCGAACTCATCCACCTCCTTAATTGCAGGTAGTACAGCGAGCATTGATCCGATCTTTCAGAAGTTTTATTCGGAAGAAAAGAAAGATTACAAGATTCCTGTAACAGCACCGGACTTAACCCAGGCCACTTACTGGTATTACAAATCAGCTTATGAAATTGATCAGAAATGGAGCATTCGTCAAAATGCGGCCCGTCAGCGTCATATTGATCAATCGATCTCATTTAATCTGTATGTAAAGAATACGGTTCAAGCGAAAGAGCTGTTGGACTTGCACCTCACTGCTTGGCGCGAGAAATGCAAGACGACTTATTATATGCGTTCGACCAGCACGGAAAATCTAGATGACTGTGAAAGTTGTTCTTCATAA